The sequence GGAAGTAATCTAATTCCCATAAACTAGGATTTTACTTTCCACTTGTTCTCATCAAACTATACTGTGCATCTTGTCATCCCAAAGTTATGTACAGAATACATagaacataaaacaatatAAGGTATGCTGTATTGACAAAGATAGTAGCTGCTCCTAGTTATACATTCTACAATTCATGAAAACTGTTCCTAGAAGCTCTATCTAATCATGCAGCACTAAAAAGTTACTATCTTCTCTTCAAAATTGTATTTTCCTCAGCTTGCTTTTACAACATATGACAAGCTGCTCAATTTCTTGTCCATTGAACTGCATCCTGCCTGCacaaatctttttattaacgGTGCAGGGGAGAACAGTCACTTTCGAAATGAGTTAAATCAACAGCTACAGAAATTCAGAAACGTTTTGAACACATGAATTTCGTGATTGATGCACCTGAAGCTTCTGCTGTAGAAAGAATACTCAACTTGGTAATACATCACAAATCTCCAATGCTTATTCTAAGCAATTCATCTCCACCAGGGAGGTCCAGCCTTGTAAATGTGCTTGCTGTCACCCCATGAAATTTCACAGGCCTGAAGACCAATAGCAATACTTGGTTCCTTTCCATGTCGTTCAACCCACTCAGCAACACCCATTGATTCATCATTCTCACCAGTATACTGTTTTTTGTGTTTGCCAAATGGGTTAACTCCAGGATTTGCCATTTCTGCAATTGCAGCTGGCATGTACATTGAGTCGCCCACCAATGGTGCGCCACAGGCAGCTAATTGAGCTCGAATCTGCATCACACGATACAACTGGTTATGATATCAAACTAGATGTTAAATTTTCCTTTATAATGCTTCtcatttctcattttgaaCAGAAAATATGGATAATGAAACTCAAGACTACcaaaataattagtattaaaagattaaaaggaGCAGTTTTCCACCATCCCATGACAATTAAAGATGCAGGATTTGAGGGTATGCTGCTAATCATTTACATTCCAATTTGGGAAtccaaaaaggaaaattacgATGGCtaacattcaaaattaataatcaagaaGAGAATAAGCTCAAACCAAGCtaagaaaagagggaaaagGATGGTTGAATCACCTGATGTGTTCGGCCAGTCAAAAGATTGATCTTACACTCATAAGCAAAATCTTTTGACGGCCACCCGCAATCTTCAACAGAATATTTCTCTTCAGTTACAGTATCTGGCCAAGGGACCTTTCTGCATTCCAAGACCTCAAGTTGACACAAGTACCATCCTTCTATAAATTCTGCATACAGTAACGATTTGAGTTTGtacaactaaaaaaattgGCAGAAAGACTTCTTTCCTGAAAAAAAAACAGTTGCACCATCTTAGGCATGTAATAAGAATGATAATGAGCTaataagattcataaatgAGAACTGGCAGAAGCTGTGGAATTTGAAGTTAAGGAGCTCCGCTAATTTCCATCAAGTAGCATACACCATCATACAAATCGTTAAGAAAAGCTTACAAATAGTAAGGACTTAGGCAATAAAAAGGAGTTCATTTCGATATGTTAACATCTCCAAAAGCACATTGTAGCTTCTACCAAGAAATTTAACTTTAAGACAATCctgaaataaaattgttaatattGCACGACGCCCCCACTTTAATAGCTAACACAACTGACTGCATTTCTATAATCAATGAAATACTTGATAGAGATTATACCTTCTGAAACAAGTCTTGGAGGAATATTACCAGGACGCATGTAATGTGTAATTACTCCCACTGGTACAGGACATGCGGCAAGAGCAAGATAAAGCTTCTTCACCTTGTTCTCCTGAAGAAATTTAAATAGGAGAAAAATCAGATTTCAGGGCCTTGAGATGAACTTAAAATTATACAATACATGAATGCAGGTTAAGTTGTATCAGATTTTCATGAATAAAATGGCTTGTTTACAATATGAAAAAGTGTACCCTCAGCAATGTTCCACGCAATTCTACTATCAATCTTCAAGTCAGAAAGAAATTTAGTCAAGAACTATCTCTAGGTAGCTTCATTTCAGCCAACACAACTACCCAACCAATAGGAAAAATTTGGTTGTTCCCATCTTATCTAGTTACACTTAAGATAATCCCCTTAGAATAGTCTTTAAGAAAGCACCATCCAAAGATATAACAGCTATAAAACCCTTTTTCAGCccactaatatatatatatatatatatatatatagacctTCAAAATGTATTTATTGTCTTCCATGTTACATTCAAGCTCAAAATATCCTTCCTTGTCCAAATCGAAGGTCCTATACTGCTGGAGTGCAGCATCCTTACAAGTCGGACTAACTAGTTCAAATGTACAACAAGACCAAGCATCGTCAACTTACTCTGATTTTTCCATGGAAAACTGGACAGTACTCATTAGTCCTAGCTAACACAACACTGCAAATGAAGTAAAAGCTATATTTAAGACTATGAAAAGACAATTGaaacaataataacaaaacTCTAAAGACTCCATACCAGCCCTCTGTACAATTGTCAATCTGATGGGTAGTCTTCAATGGAATAGTTAATCCCAAGGCACGAGTGGCAAAGGTAGCGCAAGTTTCTTCTATATTGTTTGTAGTTCCTCCTACCTGAGTGAAGAAGAAATTTATGAATTCTGAAAGTAATACTGTGAAACATGACACCAGGGGTCATTATGTTTTGCCCCCAACAGCTGTTTGATAAAGTTATTGCTTTAGTTTACTTTAGCAGGTCTAGATAGTGGCTTAgatcaattaaaaaatgaaatcaaaataattaagaaaataatagatcAATTACATACTGATGTACCAGCAGGTTTGTCCAGAACAACATAAGATTCAGTCACAGCTATAATTCTTGATTTCCAATCAATTTCATAGCACCTGAACCAGATTCAAGTATCAGACCTACTGAGGGAAAATGTTAGTAAACCTGCATATTCTATGTTCTACCTTGGGAAGCGCCTTGGGTGCACATAAACCCGCAAATATGTTCCAACTTCAAGAAACTGGTGAACGCTAGAAACTCGAAAAGTTTTTTGTGCTTCTCGTACCGTTTTCCCTTTGATGGAAGCTCTCTTCTTCAGAACTGACGGGGCTGTAAATTCTTCAAATAACCTAATCTGCTCTGGAGTTGCTGTCGGAGGTGGCTGTGGGCATACAAGGGCATAATGTACAGCTCCAAAATGGATAAGGTCCGCAACAAACCttcaaagaataaaatattctatGCATCACTCCGTCCTGATTAATAaccatatttatataattgtatGTGCCAAAGCATCAGTCAACCCAAttaaagggaaagaaaagaatacttACAGAGGAGGAAGATCCAGAGCTTTGCATATATAGTCAAGTACAGGCCCTTCCTCTAAAACAACCAAGTGCTCAACTCTTGGCGGTCTATTTTGTGAGGGGCATGGAAGCAAGCGATCATAGCCTGAATAGCTGATAAAAGACTAACtctcaatatttgaaaaccaGAGgagatgaaaaaataaaatttgttgaTGAAACAACTAATAAATTTCGCATTGAAGAAAGAGAACGACTAGCTCAAATATATTGAGGCATCgaaacaaatttataattctgtGGCTGGAGTCATCTTTCATTATTCAATATCCCGTACTTCCTAAACTAGGAAAATAATCTGTGAGTTTGGAATAATGTGTCTTTCCATCACCACATACTCATTCTGTCTTCAAATACTAATTAAGATTGACCaacaagaaggaaaaaaaaaaatcttcaaCTAAGCAGCACCATAGCTGATGAATATAACTACTACCTTATCAAAGGCCTAAATAAAGAACAGTAATGGATGTCAAGCTCTAAAAACATTTGCATTCTGAAAACTGAACTCTTCCAACAACCAAATAAAACCAtaagaaaagtaaatattcaaaacttaaatataaagtttgagtgatacaaaaatattaacattgTAAAACACCGTGTTCAAAGTCAattaaaataaccaaaaaCAGCTGCAAAATACATATCTTAATAGGCATTGAAATTCGAAATACCCATTGACACAGGAAGTGACAGTTGTGAAAACGACTTCTGGTTTGGAGTATTGAGAGCAAAACGTTCTCTTATGTGAACTCGAATAAAACCAAGCACTGTCAGCGTGGTGCTTATTGAGAAAATAAGAATGGGTTGGCGTTAAAGTGCGCAGGCGAGAAACTGGCGCGCCATAACTCTGGCAGACACAGGTGAAGATTGAAGCTAGCGTCAGAGAACTCATCTCCACTCACTCAGCCCAGGCACCGAGTTTAGATTGTTGGGTACGATAAACGTCAAAAGTTTGCTACCGAAAGGGCTGGTTTTATTGGAATCGGGTCTATCCAGCCCGATTAGctcaaaattaacaaatatcaaCTCTCTATGCAGCCCAATTGCTACCGAAAGGGCTGGGTTTCCCGTTCGATTAACCGATCTCTAGATTGTTCTTAAAATCTaacttaatatattattttataaatttattaactctatatttaaatcattagGATCTCTACAACGAGCACAGCTTACATTTTTCACATTATAAGAAACTTTGACGTCGGGATCTAATCACTCGACTGCTTGATAAATACCTGATCATAACTTGCTAATCTTAATGGTTAATTTACTTTCTTAGGACTTTTTTCTTGCTacttgtaattaatttatttgtacatagaccgtatatattacaaattacgaaataattattttttatatttattataaaaataaatactttctaataaaaaaagaattcaaaatgaaaatctcTTACTCATTGTCTCTTTTATTAATAGCTGATCCATGTCCTATCAACTTTCGGTGGCATTGTAGCAAAATTCGTATCAGAATTGATGATTTAAGGCTTTCCAGCAACAAAATCAGGTGAAGACTTAAAAAGGGGTAGCCTGACGTTACTTGCGAGCATTAATAAGGGCAGTCATAATATCTGTGACAGTCTCTGCCTCATAAATATCCACCTCAATAGGCTGAATTTCCTTGTGGTGTCCTTATGGCTCCACCCCGTCAACAATACTTATAGACTTCGCACTTGTGCTTTTTTAAACTCAGAGCGTTCCCAGTTTtatatacaattttaaatttattataatgtcTTTACATTCTGCATATGAAaatcatcattttctttagaaCAGAAAAGGGAAAGGTATTAAACTTGTAAAGTGACAGTTTTAACTTGTCTTTATCGTACAATTAATTGAACTGTAAAGTCTCAAATGGTGCCAAAAAGGGCCATGCTCGGTAACTTTCATACATGATTAGGAATGCAATAATTATTAGGAAGGTGACTGATTGTTGAAATATGATGACACAAAAAGTTGATGTTGTTTTGTAAAGCAGCTTTGCCTACGTACTAATTAAGTTAAAACATTCATGGCTTGATGTCTGAAGCCAATGTGTTGTACTTCAAGGATGAAGAAAgggagaaaagaaacaaaagaaaactgaTGTTCTGTGTAAGCCACAAAAATGGACTCCTAATGGAGTATAGGAAAttggatttttttaattttaaccactgaattaataatttgttattaaatgattttttatcaTAGTTTATTAATCGATCATATTAACACTTTTTAATATGGTTGTCAATTATTGTCCCTTCTTAATGACCCATGACAGAAAATTTATGTCCGCTGCAGAATCGCAGGTGGTCTGTGCCAATCCAAAAATTTCGACAGTAACtctctttgtttattttttttttattttcatttgataaaagaaataaatgtcatattttataactaattttaatttatatgaaaaacaataattttttgaatctTCCATCTttataatctatttattttgaaaactttaaatctttgttaatttatttttatgttatcaCTCACTTCTTTAACATTCTTTTATTTccactaatttcttttatttatttatttatattatttgtataattattttttaaagaaagtaGACCAATGactttacaaaaataaaagagaaatataaataatatcaagagattatatataaaaataagcattcattattaataaattacgaTATTTCTTAgttaacaatttatttattaaaacatcAATGAGGATATTAAGTCAATTGCATTTAATTGGATCGTATATGggtgaaaatatattttacaagtAGGCAAATAATACCtgcaaaataatataaaaatctgGACAggattcctttttcttttttttttctttgagggCCTGCCATAGTTAAGATCTTTCAACTAATTAAAACAAGTTGTATTTATTGcaagtaaaaaaatttcacacagaaaatacaaaaagaaccctccttttttatttatttcttttcaccTTGGCAATACGACTGCTTTGAGAGGATTCTTCATTACAACTGTGAAGGCAAATGTCTCAGTCGGGTCGGGTGGTCCATTTGGTGTTGGCACCCACTTGAAAGCTTGGACCATTCTAGCTAGCATCAAGTT comes from Ricinus communis isolate WT05 ecotype wild-type chromosome 5, ASM1957865v1, whole genome shotgun sequence and encodes:
- the LOC8284231 gene encoding RNA pseudouridine synthase 6, chloroplastic isoform X2; its protein translation is MSSLTLASIFTCVCQSYGAPVSRLRTLTPTHSYFLNKHHADSAWFYSSSHKRTFCSQYSKPEVVFTTVTSCVNGYSGYDRLLPCPSQNRPPRVEHLVVLEEGPVLDYICKALDLPPLFVADLIHFGAVHYALVCPQPPPTATPEQIRLFEEFTAPSVLKKRASIKGKTVREAQKTFRVSSVHQFLEVGTYLRVYVHPRRFPRCYEIDWKSRIIAVTESYVVLDKPAGTSVGGTTNNIEETCATFATRALGLTIPLKTTHQIDNCTEGCVVLARTNEYCPVFHGKIRENKVKKLYLALAACPVPVGVITHYMRPGNIPPRLVSEEFIEGWYLCQLEVLECRKVPWPDTVTEEKYSVEDCGWPSKDFAYECKINLLTGRTHQIRAQLAACGAPLVGDSMYMPAAIAEMANPGVNPFGKHKKQYTGENDESMGVAEWVERHGKEPSIAIGLQACEISWGDSKHIYKAGPPWWR
- the LOC8284231 gene encoding RNA pseudouridine synthase 6, chloroplastic isoform X1 produces the protein MSSLTLASIFTCVCQSYGAPVSRLRTLTPTHSYFLNKHHADSAWFYSSSHKRTFCSQYSKPEVVFTTVTSCVNGYFEFQCLLSYSGYDRLLPCPSQNRPPRVEHLVVLEEGPVLDYICKALDLPPLFVADLIHFGAVHYALVCPQPPPTATPEQIRLFEEFTAPSVLKKRASIKGKTVREAQKTFRVSSVHQFLEVGTYLRVYVHPRRFPRCYEIDWKSRIIAVTESYVVLDKPAGTSVGGTTNNIEETCATFATRALGLTIPLKTTHQIDNCTEGCVVLARTNEYCPVFHGKIRENKVKKLYLALAACPVPVGVITHYMRPGNIPPRLVSEEFIEGWYLCQLEVLECRKVPWPDTVTEEKYSVEDCGWPSKDFAYECKINLLTGRTHQIRAQLAACGAPLVGDSMYMPAAIAEMANPGVNPFGKHKKQYTGENDESMGVAEWVERHGKEPSIAIGLQACEISWGDSKHIYKAGPPWWR
- the LOC8284231 gene encoding RNA pseudouridine synthase 6, chloroplastic isoform X3, translating into MVLFGCWKSSVFRMQMFLELDIHYCSLFRPLISYSGYDRLLPCPSQNRPPRVEHLVVLEEGPVLDYICKALDLPPLFVADLIHFGAVHYALVCPQPPPTATPEQIRLFEEFTAPSVLKKRASIKGKTVREAQKTFRVSSVHQFLEVGTYLRVYVHPRRFPRCYEIDWKSRIIAVTESYVVLDKPAGTSVGGTTNNIEETCATFATRALGLTIPLKTTHQIDNCTEGCVVLARTNEYCPVFHGKIRENKVKKLYLALAACPVPVGVITHYMRPGNIPPRLVSEEFIEGWYLCQLEVLECRKVPWPDTVTEEKYSVEDCGWPSKDFAYECKINLLTGRTHQIRAQLAACGAPLVGDSMYMPAAIAEMANPGVNPFGKHKKQYTGENDESMGVAEWVERHGKEPSIAIGLQACEISWGDSKHIYKAGPPWWR